In Streptomyces sp. NBC_00306, a single genomic region encodes these proteins:
- a CDS encoding HSP90 family protein: protein MTSETTRPTSETTPHTFQVDLRGLVDLLSHHLYSSPKVYLRELLQNAVDAITARRAEEPDAPARVRLFAEDGRLRVEDSGIGLTESDVHSLLATIGRSSKRAGADGIASARADFLGQFGIGLLACFVVAAEIRVVSRSARTPDAPPVEWSARDDGSYTVRTLPDSARPEPGTTVHLTARPGSGDWLTEERVLALARDFGSLLPYDVRVGDTAVTDLPSPWDRAHPGPAARRVALARHCHELFGFTPLDSLDLNVPLAGVRGVAYVLPQAVSPAQRSGHRVHLKGMLLTDRADELLPDWAFFVRCVIDTDSLRPTASRESLYADETLAAVREALGARIREWLTALAAGDPDRLAQFLSVHHLGVKSLARHDGEMLRTMLPWLPFETTDGSLSLEEFARRHPVVHFTRTVEEYRQVAPIASAQGIGVVNGGYTYDTELVEKLPSVRPGTVVAELDADTVTAHLDTVDPDAELALAGFLAAARAKLDPLGCDVALRAFHPLTVPALHLDDRAARHERSRAEAEEQADDLWAGILGSLRGSAPRARLVLNHLNPLIRRISSLDDRELAGTATEALYGQALLMAQRPLRPADSALLNRAFVGLLEWATHDQENGR, encoded by the coding sequence ATGACTTCTGAGACCACGCGACCCACGTCCGAGACCACCCCGCACACCTTCCAGGTGGATCTGCGCGGCCTGGTGGATCTTCTCTCCCATCACCTCTATTCGAGCCCCAAGGTGTATCTGCGCGAACTGCTGCAGAACGCCGTGGACGCGATCACGGCCCGGCGGGCCGAGGAACCGGACGCGCCCGCGCGGGTACGCCTCTTCGCCGAGGACGGGCGGCTGCGCGTCGAGGACTCCGGCATCGGTCTGACCGAGAGCGATGTGCACAGCCTGCTCGCCACGATCGGGCGCAGCTCCAAGCGTGCCGGTGCCGACGGCATCGCCTCGGCGCGCGCCGACTTCCTCGGCCAGTTCGGCATCGGGCTGCTCGCCTGCTTCGTCGTGGCGGCCGAGATCCGCGTGGTCAGCCGTTCGGCGCGGACGCCGGACGCGCCGCCCGTGGAGTGGTCGGCCCGTGACGACGGTTCGTACACCGTGCGTACGCTGCCGGACAGCGCGCGTCCCGAGCCGGGCACGACCGTGCACCTGACCGCCCGCCCGGGCAGCGGCGACTGGCTGACCGAGGAGCGGGTGCTCGCGCTCGCCCGGGACTTCGGCTCGCTGCTGCCCTACGACGTACGGGTCGGGGACACCGCGGTCACCGATCTGCCCTCGCCCTGGGACCGCGCCCACCCGGGCCCGGCGGCCCGCCGGGTGGCTCTTGCGCGCCACTGCCACGAGCTGTTCGGCTTCACCCCGCTCGACTCGCTCGACCTGAACGTCCCGCTCGCCGGGGTCCGCGGAGTCGCCTACGTCCTGCCCCAGGCCGTCAGCCCCGCCCAGCGTTCCGGCCACCGGGTGCATCTGAAGGGCATGCTGCTCACCGACCGGGCCGACGAACTCCTCCCGGACTGGGCCTTCTTCGTACGCTGTGTGATCGACACCGACTCGCTGCGGCCCACCGCCTCCCGCGAGTCGCTGTACGCCGACGAGACGCTGGCGGCCGTGCGGGAGGCGCTCGGCGCCCGGATCAGGGAGTGGCTCACCGCTCTGGCGGCCGGTGATCCCGACCGGCTGGCGCAGTTCCTGTCCGTCCACCACCTGGGTGTGAAGTCGCTGGCCAGGCACGACGGCGAGATGCTGCGCACGATGCTGCCGTGGCTGCCGTTCGAGACGACCGACGGCTCGCTCTCGCTGGAGGAGTTCGCCCGCCGGCATCCGGTGGTGCACTTCACGCGCACCGTGGAGGAGTACCGCCAGGTCGCACCGATCGCGTCCGCGCAGGGCATCGGTGTCGTCAACGGCGGCTACACGTACGACACCGAACTGGTCGAGAAGCTCCCCTCGGTACGGCCCGGAACCGTCGTCGCCGAACTGGACGCCGACACCGTCACCGCGCATCTCGACACCGTGGACCCGGACGCCGAACTCGCGCTGGCGGGCTTCCTCGCGGCGGCCCGCGCCAAGCTCGATCCGCTGGGCTGCGACGTGGCGCTGCGCGCCTTCCATCCGCTGACCGTGCCCGCACTGCATCTGGACGACCGTGCGGCCCGTCATGAGCGCTCGCGCGCCGAGGCGGAGGAGCAGGCGGACGATCTGTGGGCCGGCATCCTCGGGTCGCTGCGCGGCAGCGCGCCGCGGGCCCGGCTGGTGCTGAACCACCTCAACCCCCTGATCCGCAGGATCAGTTCGCTCGACGACAGGGAACTCGCCGGGACCGCGACGGAGGCCCTGTACGGGCAGGCCCTGCTGATGGCGCAGCGGCCGCTGCGCCCGGCCGACTCCGCGCTGCTCAACCGCGCGTTCGTCGGCCTGCTCGAATGGGCCACCCACGACCAGGAGAACGGCCGATGA